A window from Kovacikia minuta CCNUW1 encodes these proteins:
- a CDS encoding serine/threonine-protein kinase has protein sequence MLKSQQVLQERYCLQERLGQTGSGRQTWLATDLQSSENESVILKLLAFNPQMQWEDIKLFERESQVLKNLDHPRIPKYRDYFAIDGEAGEGLPWFVLVQEYIPGLSLKNLLDQGKQFSEAQVDLPGSGYPGNPDLPARTQPACDSSGYQTQQSDFRFRQTVLSGRFWSRARTGKSGGG, from the coding sequence ATGCTGAAGTCCCAACAGGTTCTACAAGAACGCTATTGTCTCCAGGAACGCCTTGGACAAACCGGTAGCGGGCGGCAAACCTGGTTAGCAACAGATTTGCAATCCTCAGAGAATGAATCGGTTATTCTCAAACTGCTGGCATTTAACCCCCAAATGCAGTGGGAAGATATCAAATTGTTTGAGCGGGAAAGCCAGGTACTCAAGAATTTGGATCATCCCCGGATTCCCAAATATCGAGATTATTTTGCGATCGACGGGGAAGCCGGAGAAGGGTTACCCTGGTTTGTTCTGGTTCAGGAATATATTCCCGGTCTATCCCTGAAGAATTTATTGGATCAGGGAAAACAGTTCAGCGAGGCTCAGGTCGATCTACCTGGCTCAGGATATCCTGGAAATCCTGATTTACCTGCACGAACTCAGCCCGCCTGTGATTCATCGGGATATCAAACCCAGCAATCTGATTTTAGGTTCAGACAGACGGTTCTATCTGGTCGATTTTGGAGCCGTGCAAGAACGGGCAAAAGCGGAGGGGGTTAG
- a CDS encoding serine/threonine protein kinase: MIHRDIKPSNLILGSDRRFYLVDFGAVQERAKAEGVSFTVVGTSGYAAPEQLWGRTVASSDLYALGATLVYLLTGIPPGELPQRNLRIQFRDRLSLSPNFADWLEQLLDPNLEQRFSSACQALEALENGQNSLSLVLENDQHKAQYGRLAMLTLFGVVFGGILIFWTISTKFSAINNTATPPQGQKGVERIFP, translated from the coding sequence GTGATTCATCGGGATATCAAACCCAGCAATCTGATTTTAGGTTCAGACAGACGGTTCTATCTGGTCGATTTTGGAGCCGTGCAAGAACGGGCAAAAGCGGAGGGGGTTAGCTTTACAGTAGTTGGGACGAGTGGCTACGCTGCACCTGAGCAATTATGGGGCAGAACCGTTGCTTCCTCCGATTTGTATGCATTGGGAGCAACCCTGGTGTATCTGTTGACGGGAATCCCTCCAGGAGAATTACCCCAGCGTAATCTGCGGATTCAGTTTCGCGATCGCCTCAGCCTCAGCCCCAACTTCGCCGATTGGCTGGAACAATTACTCGACCCCAATCTGGAACAACGCTTCAGCAGCGCTTGTCAAGCCCTGGAAGCACTGGAAAATGGGCAGAACTCCCTGTCCCTGGTGCTGGAAAATGACCAGCACAAAGCCCAGTACGGACGATTAGCGATGTTAACGCTATTTGGCGTAGTTTTTGGGGGGATTCTGATTTTCTGGACAATTTCAACCAAATTTTCAGCCATTAACAACACTGCCACCCCTCCCCAAGGGCAAAAAGGCGTCGAAAGAATTTTTCCCTAG
- a CDS encoding response regulator — translation MQKIAVLDDDERWCLAIKRFFRNDFEVVTFTNAQSFLDSAIESYDAVIIDFAISPTLRYERQVSGIEIINQLKEQLEHPPMIILTSAFFSRHDSDVDEKLRSIADAILPKDLGLDEILKMIKRQLAN, via the coding sequence ATGCAGAAAATTGCAGTGCTGGATGACGATGAGCGTTGGTGTCTTGCAATCAAGCGATTCTTCAGAAATGATTTTGAAGTCGTGACGTTTACCAATGCTCAAAGTTTTCTAGACTCTGCCATTGAATCCTACGATGCCGTTATTATTGATTTTGCAATTTCACCAACATTACGCTACGAACGGCAGGTCAGTGGCATCGAAATCATCAACCAGCTAAAAGAGCAGCTAGAACATCCGCCTATGATCATTTTGACTTCTGCGTTTTTCAGCAGGCACGACTCTGATGTTGATGAAAAACTTAGATCCATTGCAGACGCAATTCTGCCCAAGGATCTGGGATTGGATGAAATTTTAAAGATGATTAAGAGGCAATTGGCTAATTAA
- a CDS encoding nuclear transport factor 2 family protein, whose translation MKHANSPPSSVQISPEIETASIASETRIEGIDEPVVLRYFQTLNQGEFTATSNLFGEDGILVPPFEAAIEGRAAIAAYLEKEAQGLVLHPQKGTSKSQENGFTEFQIVGKVQTSLFLVNVCWDFLLNPAGEISSTKINLLASLQELLNLKGKNGETEKLGNEN comes from the coding sequence ATGAAACACGCAAATTCTCCGCCGTCTTCAGTTCAAATTTCTCCTGAGATTGAAACCGCCTCAATTGCTTCTGAAACCAGAATTGAAGGGATTGATGAACCAGTTGTTCTGCGCTACTTTCAAACCCTGAATCAGGGGGAGTTTACGGCTACCAGCAATCTGTTTGGCGAGGATGGTATCTTAGTGCCGCCGTTTGAAGCTGCGATTGAGGGCAGGGCAGCGATCGCCGCTTACCTCGAAAAAGAAGCCCAGGGGTTAGTTCTGCACCCTCAGAAAGGAACCAGCAAATCTCAGGAGAATGGTTTTACCGAGTTCCAGATTGTAGGCAAGGTGCAAACATCTCTATTTCTGGTGAATGTGTGTTGGGATTTCCTCCTGAACCCTGCGGGAGAAATTTCCTCAACTAAGATCAATCTTCTGGCATCGCTTCAGGAGTTACTTAATTTGAAAGGGAAGAATGGTGAAACGGAAAAGTTAGGCAATGAGAATTAA
- the queG gene encoding tRNA epoxyqueuosine(34) reductase QueG, whose amino-acid sequence MNSPTDLSFKIKQKALELGFHKVGIAAVNDRNEPSDPGLQAWLNQGYQAEMTWMENPKRHDIRLVMPEVKSIVCVALNYYTDHKHAEGQEYAKISRYGWGQDYHKVLHKKLKTLSGWIQSQGDRIQARYYADTGPVQDKVWAERAGIGWIAKNGNVITRDYGSWVFLGEILTNLELVPDRPHTAHCGTCTRCIDACPTQAIPQPSVVDANRCIAYHTIENRAEHLPAAIVPHLQGWVAGCDICQDVCPWNQRFAQPTDVEDFQPYPWNLVPRLTELASLSDEEHNQRFTGSALRRIKPWMLRRNAQANLEQGEGE is encoded by the coding sequence ATGAATTCCCCAACTGACCTGAGTTTCAAAATTAAACAAAAGGCGCTGGAACTAGGATTCCATAAGGTTGGGATTGCTGCTGTAAACGATCGAAATGAACCCTCTGATCCCGGTTTGCAAGCCTGGTTGAACCAGGGGTACCAGGCAGAGATGACCTGGATGGAGAATCCTAAACGACACGATATTCGCCTGGTGATGCCGGAAGTGAAGTCGATCGTTTGTGTTGCGCTCAACTATTACACGGATCACAAGCATGCGGAAGGTCAGGAATACGCCAAAATCTCTCGCTATGGCTGGGGGCAAGATTATCACAAAGTTTTACATAAAAAATTAAAAACGCTGTCAGGGTGGATTCAGAGTCAGGGAGACCGTATTCAGGCTCGCTACTACGCCGATACGGGACCTGTTCAGGACAAGGTTTGGGCAGAACGGGCAGGGATTGGGTGGATTGCCAAGAATGGCAACGTAATTACACGAGACTACGGTTCATGGGTGTTTCTAGGCGAAATTCTCACTAATCTGGAACTGGTTCCCGATCGTCCCCATACCGCCCACTGCGGCACCTGTACCCGCTGTATCGATGCCTGTCCTACCCAGGCAATTCCCCAACCCTCCGTGGTGGATGCCAATCGTTGTATTGCCTATCACACCATTGAAAATCGGGCAGAACACTTACCAGCAGCGATCGTTCCCCATCTTCAGGGATGGGTTGCTGGCTGTGATATTTGTCAGGATGTGTGCCCCTGGAATCAACGCTTTGCCCAACCCACAGATGTAGAAGATTTCCAACCCTACCCCTGGAACCTTGTGCCAAGGCTAACTGAACTGGCGAGTTTATCAGATGAGGAGCACAATCAACGATTCACAGGCTCGGCGCTACGGCGCATTAAACCCTGGATGCTGCGCCGCAATGCCCAGGCAAATTTGGAGCAGGGGGAGGGGGAGTGA
- a CDS encoding sensor histidine kinase, translated as MSQQIVFVQAPSESLQRLQAENAQLQRYLAAQRSVIASLERRAGRSLESMGVHVKQLTSAFTDPVKWDQHLESMQNEVDRLCDLISDALLLQKLEAGKVDLKLEPLNLKLVLSSISRHLLDPKDGSATRFVSKVDPALPIALVDQELTEAVLMDLLARGLKYSDASFPVVLEAEQVDDRVHVCVTAPKICSSWE; from the coding sequence ATGTCCCAGCAAATCGTCTTTGTTCAAGCCCCTTCTGAGTCTCTGCAACGGTTGCAAGCAGAGAACGCGCAACTTCAGCGCTATCTGGCAGCTCAAAGGTCAGTGATTGCGTCGTTGGAGCGCCGCGCTGGGCGATCGCTGGAATCGATGGGGGTTCATGTTAAGCAGTTGACCAGCGCATTTACCGACCCCGTGAAGTGGGATCAGCATTTAGAGTCCATGCAGAATGAGGTCGATCGGCTCTGTGATCTCATTTCGGATGCGCTACTGTTACAAAAGTTGGAGGCGGGAAAGGTTGACCTTAAGCTGGAACCGTTAAATCTCAAACTTGTGTTGTCATCCATCAGTCGCCATCTGCTCGATCCAAAAGATGGCTCTGCAACCCGGTTTGTTAGCAAGGTTGACCCAGCCCTCCCCATCGCCCTGGTCGATCAGGAACTTACCGAAGCCGTTCTGATGGATCTTTTAGCCAGGGGCTTAAAATACTCTGATGCCAGTTTTCCCGTCGTTTTAGAAGCAGAGCAGGTTGACGATCGGGTGCATGTCTGTGTAACAGCTCCAAAGATTTGCTCCTCCTGGGAATAA